The genome window CTGTGCTGGTGATTGCCTGTCCTTGTGCTCTTGGCTTAGCAACACCTGCCGCTATTATGGCTGGTACAGGTTCAGCGGCGCGCTCAGGTATTCTGATTAAAGATGCTACAGCTTTAGAGCAGGCTCAAGCAGTCACGCTGGTGGTGTTTGACAAAACCGGCACTTTAACGCAAGGAAAACCGGTGCTGCAGCAATTTAGTACTTTTGTGGATGAGCCTGAATTATTGCAATGGGCTGCGTCCTTGCAGCAACACAGTGAGCATCCATTAGCTGCAGCTTTGCTCCGTTATGCCACTGAACATCAGGTTAAAGCCGTGGAAACAGAACAGTTTCAGGTGGTGGCAGGCAAAGGTGTTCAGGGTAAAATCGGTGTGCATAGTTTAGTGCTAGGTAGCAGCCACTGGATGCAGCAACTTAGCTTGGAGTTGCCGCAGGATCAAATCCAAACCGCTGGCTCATCAGTGTCCTGGTTGGCGGAGCAGCAAGATGATGAAAGTTATAGGTTATTGGCGCTATTTTGTTTTACTGACGAGTTAAAACCTGATGCCTTACATGCTGTCAGTTTATTAAAACAACAGGGTATAGCTGTGGCTATGTTAACCGGAGATACGAGAGACAGTGCTAGTTTAATAGCGCAGCAACTTGAACTAACCGACTGGAAGGCCGAAGTGCTGCCAGCAGAAAAATCAGCTGCTATTCAAAGCTGGCAACAGCAGGGTCATAAAGTAGCCATGGTCGGTGATGGTATTAATGATGCGCCGGCTTTAGCTCAGGCTGATTTAGGTATAGCTATGGCGTGTGGTACCGAAGTGGCTGTCAGTGCTTCGGCTATGACCTTAATGCGTAGTCAACCACTGTTGGTCAGCGCAGCCTTACAGATAGCCCGGCTTAGTTACCGTAAAATTCAGCAAAACCTGTTTTGGGCTTTTATCTTTAACATAGTGGGCATCCCATTGGCAGCTTTAGGTTACTTAAATCCGCTGATCGCAGGTGCCGCTATGGCCAGCAGCAGTTTAGTGGTGATTAGTAATGCCTTGTTATTACAACGTTGGAAGGCTAAGGAGTGAAATGATGAGTACTTCAGTCAGAACCTTGGTCACTATAGGCCAGGCGGCAAAACAGACCGGGCTTTCTGCCAAGATGATTCGTCATTATGAAGAAGCAGGGTTGTTGCTTAAAGCCAATAGAACAGATGCGGGCTATCGGTTGTATAACAGTCAGCAGCTGCAACAACTGGGGTTTATTAAACAGGCTCGTACTTTAGGCTTTTCAATAGCACAAATTAGTTCTTTGTTGGGGTTATGGCGTGATCCACAGCGCAGCAGCAGAGAAGTAAAGCAACTTGCTGAAGTGCATCTGGATGAAATTAAACAAAAAGTAGCTGAATTACAGCAGATGCAAAAGGTATTGCAACAATTAGCCGACAGTTGTTGCGGTGACGATCAGCCTCAATGCGCTATTTTGGATGGCTTGACTCTGCAGAAACAAAGAGCCCCGGCCTAATGCCGGGACTTTTGTTGATTTATGGTTGGTAGGATGTCGTTAAAGTGACACCTGATACCGCAGTGTAACCACGGATACCAATGTGGTAAGTGGCTGCAACAGGGTTATTGAAAGTACAGCTTTCAGTATTACCATTCAGGTATGGACGACAGTCATAAGTAGAAGTGGTAGGTTGTGAACCACGACGTACATACAGATCGCCATCACCAGTACCACCAGACGTATTGACTGTAAGTACACTCATACCTGCAGGAACTACCACTGTGTAATATTTCCAGGCATTACGGGCCACAGAAATATTGTTCACAGTTGAAGTTGCACCTGTGCCACCGCCGCCGCCAGTACCCGAAGCTGCCGCTACTGCAGCTGCAGCATCAACAATACCAGTACCACAGCTGGTGCAGGTTGCAGGGAAAGAACGGGTGGTTGTTTTCAGGATGGTTTCAATCTCATCCGGCGTAGCCGCTGGTTTCTTCTGAGCTATTAATGCTGCAACACCTGCCACATGAGGAGCTGCCATTGAAGTGCCCTGACTGTAACCGTAGCTGTCTGAACCTGGTGTAGTAGTACCAGTGTTATAAGTAGACAGAATACCGTTTGGATCGTTGGCCGAGTTCATAGCACCACCAGGTGCTGCGACATCGATTGAAGTGCCGTAGTTAGAGTAATAAGCGCGGCCACCGCTGCGGTTAGTTGAAGCAACGTTCACCACACCAGCACAGTTACCCGGGTTAAAGTTGTTGGCGTTTGCATTGTCATTACCAGATGCAATCACAACTACAGTGCCGTTGGCGCGAGCTGTGTTAATCGCAGCCTGAGTGGTAGAGTCACAAGCACCTGAACCACCTAAACTCATGTTAATCACTTTAGCCGGGTTGGCGTTCGCCGGAACACCAGAGACTGTGCCACCTGAGGCCCAGATGATACCGTCAGCTATATCTGAGGTATAACCACCACATTTACCTAATACGCGCACTGGTACTACTTTGGCGCCATACGCCACACCAGCTACGCCAGAACCGTTGTTAGTGACTGCAGCTACTGTGCCTGCAACGTGAGTACCGTGCCATGACGAATCCTGAGCGGCATGTGTGCCACCACATTCGTTCGCTAAAATCCAGTCGCCCGGATCCTGTGCATTGTTATCACGACCATTACCGTCATTGCCGACAAAGTTGTCAGAAATCATGTCGTAACCAGGCAGAATGTTAGCGTTTAAATCAGCATGTGGACGGTAGCCTGTATCTAATACTGCAACAACGACACCAGTACCTGTGGCGTTATCCCATGCAGTGTTAGCACGTAAACCGCCTGTGGACTCATAATAATGCCATTGACTGGTGTACTGAGTGTCGTTTGGAGCAGCTGCAATTTGTAACATACGGTCTTCTTCAACCGATTCCACCATTGGATCCTGGGCTAGCAGCTCAATGGTACGTTGAGTTTCAGCTTTTGACAGACGACGTTCCGCTTTCACCACATGGCGGTTAGCGACTGCTAAAGAACGCACAAAGCTCATAGGTTCACCGGCGCGGCTGGATAATTCAGAAGCAGCATGAGTTTTTAATTGATTCACTGAGCTTGTTGCTGTGCTGGCCAAGCCTTGTGCAGATAAAGTTGCAGCATTTTTGTATTTAA of Rheinheimera sp. MM224 contains these proteins:
- the cueR gene encoding Cu(I)-responsive transcriptional regulator, with product MMSTSVRTLVTIGQAAKQTGLSAKMIRHYEEAGLLLKANRTDAGYRLYNSQQLQQLGFIKQARTLGFSIAQISSLLGLWRDPQRSSREVKQLAEVHLDEIKQKVAELQQMQKVLQQLADSCCGDDQPQCAILDGLTLQKQRAPA
- a CDS encoding S8 family peptidase, producing the protein MQHKTFNLSKVSLLTLSALSLLATAAQAAPQKSGITLEVNETKAIEPPTRFIIKYKNAATLSAQGLASTATSSVNQLKTHAASELSSRAGEPMSFVRSLAVANRHVVKAERRLSKAETQRTIELLAQDPMVESVEEDRMLQIAAAPNDTQYTSQWHYYESTGGLRANTAWDNATGTGVVVAVLDTGYRPHADLNANILPGYDMISDNFVGNDGNGRDNNAQDPGDWILANECGGTHAAQDSSWHGTHVAGTVAAVTNNGSGVAGVAYGAKVVPVRVLGKCGGYTSDIADGIIWASGGTVSGVPANANPAKVINMSLGGSGACDSTTQAAINTARANGTVVVIASGNDNANANNFNPGNCAGVVNVASTNRSGGRAYYSNYGTSIDVAAPGGAMNSANDPNGILSTYNTGTTTPGSDSYGYSQGTSMAAPHVAGVAALIAQKKPAATPDEIETILKTTTRSFPATCTSCGTGIVDAAAAVAAASGTGGGGGTGATSTVNNISVARNAWKYYTVVVPAGMSVLTVNTSGGTGDGDLYVRRGSQPTTSTYDCRPYLNGNTESCTFNNPVAATYHIGIRGYTAVSGVTLTTSYQP